From one Rhineura floridana isolate rRhiFlo1 chromosome 4, rRhiFlo1.hap2, whole genome shotgun sequence genomic stretch:
- the LOC133383797 gene encoding uncharacterized protein LOC133383797, whose amino-acid sequence MDVQEGTLSLDMFQKIMNGIKSIKQELRNNRQAWRIEFDEMRQELKEIQDSMRKENKDRSGKPKKDEREIKGKVQTMEIGLNMDMEKDLDFLAVMDPGDKYYGLEISAVPEGIEVIGDKDIIGSKKFLDWKDLMEFEMEKVNRINPCFVLMEKSSRDVLVYYVKKRNRDAALQQYFSDTFGIDGKKISVIKEIPIRLLLYDYDSKIIGCVKMEDGRWNQYG is encoded by the coding sequence atggatgtacaagaagggactttatctttagacatgtttcagaaaataatgaatgggattaagtcaataaaacaagaattgagaaataatagacaagcgtggagaattgaatttgatgaaatgagacaggagctgaaagaaattcaggattctatgagaaaggagaataaagatagatctggaaaaccaaaaaaggatgaaagagaaattaaaggcaaggttcaaactatggagattggattaaatatggacatggaaaaagatttggatttcctggctgtgatggatcctggagacaaatattatggtttggaaatcagcgctgtccctgaaggaattgaagtgattggagataaagatattatcggttcaaaaaaattcctggactggaaggatttgatggaatttgaaatggagaaagttaacagaattaatccctgttttgtgttaatggaaaaatcttcaagagatgtgctagtgtattatgtaaaaaagaggaacagagatgcggctttgcaacaatacttcagtgatacgttcggaattgatggcaagaaaatatctgtgataaaggaaattcctatcagactcttattatatgactatgacagcaagattatcgggtgcgtaaagatggaagatggaagatggaaccaatatggataa